The nucleotide sequence CGGACAGTCCGCCCGTCCGGTAGGTGGCCTGGAGGGCGGCGAGCTCCGCCTCGTGGTGGGCGCGGGCGGCCGCAGGGAGCAGCCTCGGGGCGACCGGCTCGTGGGCGACCAGGGCGGCGACCTGCTCCGGGTGCCTGGCCGCCAGGTAGAGGCCTATCACCGCGCCCAGGCTGCAGCCGAGCATCAGGACCGGCTCGTCGGTGACGGCTCGCAGCAGGTGGTGCACGTCTTCGGCGTGCTCGGCGAGCGTCGTGGTCCGCCCGGGCTCATCCGCCCGGCTCCGCGAGAGACCGCGCCGGTCGTAGGTCAGGACGGTGTAGGCGTCGGTGAGGTGCGGAACCATGTCCACCGTGCGGTCCGCGTCGCCCTCACCGCTCTGCGAGATGAGCAGCAGCGGGCCGGAGCCCTGAAGTCGGTAGTGCAGCGTCGCCCCGGGAACCGGGAGGGCGGCGGCGGTAACGGCTGCGGACATGGCGAACTCCTTCGTACGGCCGGCGCGGACCCTTCGTCCGCTGCTCTGCGACCAGCCTAATCCATCGAAACAGATACATCAAGAGAGATGCATCTCCAGCGATGCATCTTCGC is from Streptomyces sp. NBC_00190 and encodes:
- a CDS encoding alpha/beta fold hydrolase → MSAAVTAAALPVPGATLHYRLQGSGPLLLISQSGEGDADRTVDMVPHLTDAYTVLTYDRRGLSRSRADEPGRTTTLAEHAEDVHHLLRAVTDEPVLMLGCSLGAVIGLYLAARHPEQVAALVAHEPVAPRLLPAAARAHHEAELAALQATYRTGGLSAAFPEMARVLGIDLSRRDAEPGLTAQPLDDRRRANFGYFIEHDFSAIIHDTLDPAELTRTTTRILPALGATTAATVFDHQCATALADLLDTEIHTFPGGHNGNTTHPRAYAATLRAVLETV